A genome region from Coprococcus phoceensis includes the following:
- a CDS encoding YhgE/Pip domain-containing protein: protein MKKSFRIFRRDLSRLMHNRAAILVTIGVCLLPSLYAWFNIAANIDPYGNTSGIKIAVANNDTQATDQDITINAGQEILDNLKENKQLGWVFTSEKKAVDGVKSGKYYAAIVIPKDFSSSLLSILSGNLKTPELDYYINEKVNAIAPKITSSGASTIQEEINSTFSAVASESVSSILKESAGKLSNTLGTVNSNVIAMLNKTENNLASYEKILLTFSSDTASAQSSIANAAKTSESLKNSATSGASALENSISILKDARSAAGDFSSALSSSVSQGENLLGQASSSISSGLDSLESKAQSVNNSIGNALDAANSVTELNGKILADLEELSSFLPDKITESIQKLQAQNQSNQELVNSLTAGNKGISDAISTASTSRKEIAGIASDSIDSLHTFRSTLDQNVLPQLNQTLDLFSSVTGELTGLLNGVPATADQMNGILSQLEKSLKSTNEALDGTKTALQNVQGHIDTIQTDINALASSDAFQTLLSLEGVDDKSVASFMSSPVEIQTERLYPVKNYGSSMTPFYTNLAIWVGGIVLIAIFKMEVDKDHSMRNYGSVSLYFGRWLLYVTVGVVQGIIVTAGDIFLPGVQCTNPAALILTGAVCSFVYVNIIYALSLTFKHIGKALCVILVILQIPGSSGTYPIEMTPAFFQNLHPLLPFTYGITAMRECIAGMYGSTYIHNLLILLLYVPISLLIGLGIRPLLSGLNRLFDQKLAETELMIGETPTEVVGKKLQLSMLLSASLSQEELQIQTASKAQAFEKNYQKMIKIGFLAILIVPLIFLILMFSLESKLVFLVLWILSIILIATWLIIVEYFHSAFANQQKLAGMSFNEMLESFRKKEEE, encoded by the coding sequence ATGAAAAAATCATTTCGAATTTTCCGACGCGACTTATCAAGACTTATGCATAATCGGGCCGCAATTCTTGTCACAATAGGCGTCTGCCTGCTGCCATCGCTCTATGCATGGTTCAATATTGCAGCCAATATCGATCCATATGGCAATACATCCGGTATCAAAATCGCAGTCGCCAACAATGACACGCAGGCAACTGATCAAGATATCACAATTAATGCCGGACAGGAAATCTTAGATAATCTGAAAGAAAACAAACAACTCGGCTGGGTGTTTACCTCCGAGAAAAAAGCAGTAGACGGGGTTAAATCAGGCAAATACTATGCTGCCATTGTAATCCCGAAAGATTTCAGCAGTTCTCTGCTTAGTATCTTATCCGGAAATTTAAAAACTCCGGAACTAGACTATTATATCAACGAAAAAGTAAATGCGATCGCACCAAAAATAACAAGTAGTGGTGCCAGCACGATTCAGGAAGAGATAAACAGTACATTTTCCGCTGTGGCATCGGAGTCTGTCTCCTCCATACTTAAAGAATCTGCCGGAAAGCTGTCCAACACACTTGGGACAGTAAATTCCAATGTAATTGCAATGCTCAATAAGACTGAGAACAACCTTGCGTCCTACGAAAAGATTCTTCTGACCTTTTCTTCTGACACTGCCAGTGCGCAGTCTTCCATTGCAAACGCTGCCAAGACTTCAGAATCTTTAAAAAATTCAGCGACATCAGGTGCTTCCGCACTTGAAAACTCTATCTCAATCCTAAAGGACGCCAGAAGTGCAGCTGGAGATTTTTCTTCCGCTCTCTCTAGTTCTGTTTCACAAGGTGAAAATCTCCTTGGACAAGCAAGCAGTTCCATCTCTTCAGGACTTGACAGTCTGGAATCCAAAGCTCAATCTGTCAATAACTCTATTGGCAATGCTTTAGATGCCGCAAATTCTGTCACCGAGTTAAACGGAAAGATTTTAGCTGATTTGGAAGAACTCAGCTCTTTCTTACCTGACAAGATTACGGAAAGTATCCAAAAACTTCAAGCACAAAATCAGAGTAATCAGGAATTGGTAAATTCTTTGACTGCCGGAAACAAAGGTATTTCAGATGCTATTTCAACTGCATCTACTTCCCGAAAAGAGATTGCCGGAATTGCTTCTGACAGCATCGACAGTCTTCATACCTTCCGTTCTACACTGGATCAGAATGTACTTCCTCAGCTGAATCAGACCTTAGATCTGTTTTCTTCTGTAACCGGTGAACTGACAGGACTTCTAAATGGTGTTCCTGCCACGGCAGATCAAATGAATGGAATTCTGTCACAACTTGAAAAGAGCCTTAAAAGTACAAACGAAGCACTTGACGGCACAAAAACCGCTCTGCAGAATGTTCAGGGGCACATTGATACCATCCAGACAGATATCAATGCACTGGCAAGTTCTGATGCTTTTCAGACACTGCTCTCATTAGAAGGGGTCGATGACAAGTCTGTTGCTTCCTTCATGTCTTCTCCTGTAGAGATTCAGACAGAACGACTGTATCCGGTAAAAAATTACGGTTCTTCCATGACACCGTTCTACACGAACCTCGCTATTTGGGTAGGCGGAATCGTACTGATTGCCATATTTAAAATGGAAGTAGACAAAGATCACTCCATGCGCAATTATGGTTCTGTTTCTCTTTACTTCGGACGTTGGCTTTTGTATGTAACTGTAGGTGTCGTACAGGGAATTATCGTTACTGCCGGCGACATTTTCCTTCCGGGTGTACAATGTACTAATCCGGCAGCATTAATACTGACGGGAGCAGTCTGCTCTTTCGTATATGTAAATATTATTTATGCTCTTTCCCTTACATTCAAACATATCGGAAAAGCATTGTGTGTCATACTGGTAATTCTGCAGATTCCAGGTTCCTCCGGAACCTATCCAATCGAGATGACCCCTGCCTTCTTCCAAAATCTGCATCCATTGCTCCCATTTACTTATGGTATCACTGCAATGAGAGAATGTATTGCTGGAATGTACGGGAGCACTTATATACATAATCTGCTCATTTTACTACTGTATGTGCCAATCTCCCTTTTGATCGGACTTGGTATCAGACCTCTTTTATCTGGGCTCAACCGACTGTTTGATCAGAAATTAGCCGAGACGGAATTGATGATCGGCGAAACGCCAACTGAAGTGGTAGGAAAAAAGCTACAGCTTTCTATGCTTCTTTCTGCTTCGTTGTCACAAGAAGAATTGCAGATACAAACCGCTTCCAAAGCACAGGCATTTGAAAAGAACTATCAGAAAATGATAAAAATTGGGTTCCTTGCTATTTTGATTGTTCCTCTGATTTTCCTGATTTTGATGTTCAGTCTGGAATCCAAACTCGTATTCCTTGTTCTTTGGATTCTATCCATCATTTTGATTGCAACATGGCTTATTATAGTGGAATATTTCCACAGCGCATTTGCCAATCAACAGAAACTCGCAGGTATGTCTTTCAATGAAATGCTGGAATCATTCCGCAAAAAGGAGGAGGAGTAA